From Coriobacteriia bacterium, a single genomic window includes:
- a CDS encoding site-2 protease family protein, which translates to MDQSRRIEPRWIIIGLLVAAAVVLNKGSMDLSRVFEVMLHFAILFPAIILHEISHGYVAYLLGDPTAKRMGRLTLNPLAHIDPVGTVIMPLVLLFLSGGAFFFGYAKPVPFNPRNFKNERTGMLLTGIAGPVTNVLLAVVFGFASRFFSVPGNVWDPSSFNSIGSLLLYFSFANLMLAFFNLIPIPPLDGSRVVQWLLPDAARDAYHSLERYGFLILVALTWFVPGLFNSYLALTVWPIFSLLTGVS; encoded by the coding sequence GTGGACCAGTCCCGCCGCATCGAGCCTCGCTGGATAATCATCGGCCTTCTGGTCGCTGCAGCGGTGGTCCTCAACAAGGGCAGCATGGACCTCTCTCGCGTTTTCGAGGTCATGTTGCACTTCGCCATCCTTTTCCCGGCCATCATCCTGCACGAGATCTCGCACGGGTACGTCGCGTACCTGCTGGGTGACCCCACGGCCAAGCGCATGGGTCGCCTCACCCTGAACCCGCTCGCGCACATCGATCCCGTCGGCACGGTCATCATGCCGCTGGTCTTGCTGTTCCTCTCGGGTGGGGCGTTCTTCTTCGGCTACGCGAAGCCGGTGCCGTTCAACCCGCGCAACTTCAAGAACGAGCGAACGGGGATGCTTCTCACCGGGATCGCCGGGCCCGTCACCAACGTGCTCCTGGCGGTGGTGTTCGGTTTCGCCTCACGCTTCTTCTCGGTGCCGGGCAACGTGTGGGATCCCTCGAGTTTCAACTCGATCGGGTCGCTGCTTCTCTACTTCAGCTTCGCGAACCTCATGCTTGCGTTCTTCAACCTCATTCCGATTCCGCCGCTTGACGGGTCCCGCGTGGTGCAATGGCTGCTGCCCGACGCCGCGCGCGATGCGTACCACTCACTGGAGCGCTATGGGTTCCTGATTCTGGTGGCGCTGACCTGGTTCGTTCCGGGGCTGTTCAATTCGTACCTCGCCCTTACCGTCTGGCCGATATTCTCGCTGCTTACCGGCGTGAGCTGA
- the trpS gene encoding tryptophan--tRNA ligase: MTSKKRTLTGYRPTGKLHIGHWFGNLQNMLAMQHEYDAYYFIADFHALTTHWADPSDVRASTEEMVLDWCAAGLDPEICTVYRQSDVPEVSQLNLFFSMVTPMSWLERVPSYKEQREQVSDKDLGNAGFFLYPLLQAADITIVLADAVPVGEDQLPHLELTREVVRRFNNAYGEYLVEPKAIIAKEGARVPGTDGRKMSKSYGNAIYISDSPEEMRTKVMSFVTDPQRKLKTDPGDPDICPLHQVHKLFAPADEIGEWDRACRTAECGCVAHKKKLAEDLVEYFAPFQTRRAELAAIPNFAWDVLACGATKARPITSQVVAACRELIGIDERTELTAGIERRDPDTPREYSAPSYLDGQ; this comes from the coding sequence ATGACTTCCAAGAAGCGCACGCTCACCGGATACCGCCCCACGGGCAAGCTGCACATCGGACACTGGTTCGGGAACCTGCAGAACATGCTGGCTATGCAGCACGAGTACGACGCGTACTACTTCATTGCCGACTTCCATGCGCTCACGACGCACTGGGCCGACCCGAGCGACGTGCGTGCGAGCACCGAAGAGATGGTGCTCGACTGGTGCGCTGCGGGTCTCGATCCCGAGATCTGCACCGTCTATCGCCAGTCAGACGTCCCCGAGGTCTCGCAGCTCAACCTCTTCTTCTCCATGGTCACACCGATGTCGTGGCTCGAGCGCGTTCCAAGCTACAAGGAGCAGCGCGAGCAGGTCTCCGATAAGGACCTCGGCAACGCCGGATTCTTCCTCTATCCGCTGCTTCAGGCTGCCGACATCACGATCGTGCTCGCCGATGCGGTTCCGGTAGGCGAGGACCAGCTGCCGCACCTCGAGCTCACTCGCGAAGTCGTCCGCCGTTTCAACAACGCGTACGGCGAGTACCTCGTCGAGCCCAAAGCCATCATCGCCAAGGAGGGCGCTCGCGTCCCGGGCACTGACGGCCGCAAGATGAGCAAGAGCTACGGCAACGCGATCTACATCAGCGACTCGCCTGAGGAGATGCGCACGAAGGTCATGTCGTTCGTCACCGACCCGCAGCGCAAGCTCAAGACCGACCCCGGCGATCCGGACATCTGTCCGCTGCACCAGGTGCACAAGCTATTCGCGCCCGCCGATGAGATCGGCGAGTGGGATCGCGCCTGCAGGACCGCGGAGTGCGGCTGCGTCGCTCACAAGAAGAAGCTGGCCGAGGACCTCGTCGAGTACTTCGCGCCGTTCCAGACGCGCCGCGCCGAGTTGGCGGCGATTCCCAACTTCGCATGGGACGTTCTTGCCTGTGGCGCCACCAAGGCCCGACCCATCACCTCACAGGTCGTTGCGGCCTGCCGCGAGCTGATCGGAATCGACGAGCGCACCGAGCTGACCGCCGGCATCGAGCGCCGCGATCCTGACACCCCCCGCGAGTACTCCGCGCCGAGCTACCTCGACGGTCAGTAG
- a CDS encoding segregation/condensation protein A, translated as MSGYTVKTDVFEGPFDLLLHLVSRQKLDVSAISISTVADQYLSYIDRMTDLDLDIASDFLLVAATLLEIKASSLLPKEEQYFGDDLDDLSPDEARDILVARLIAYKQFKNAAAEISARMESEDRMHPRQAGLEHDFLTLMPDYLEGVTLRGLAVICADLLHRREVFLLEAEHVASMPISLELHAESVHRQLMRHKTMRFSEIVSADPDPEIVVVTLLAILELYKRGLADITQDQIFGDIVITHIDDEEAARRGLPEDRE; from the coding sequence GTGTCGGGCTACACCGTAAAGACGGACGTGTTCGAGGGGCCATTCGATCTCCTGTTGCACCTCGTGTCGCGCCAGAAGCTCGATGTTTCGGCGATCTCGATATCGACCGTCGCCGATCAGTACCTGTCCTACATCGACCGGATGACCGATCTCGATCTCGACATTGCGAGTGACTTCCTACTTGTCGCGGCGACCCTCCTCGAGATCAAGGCTTCGTCGCTGTTGCCGAAGGAAGAGCAGTACTTCGGCGACGACCTGGATGACCTTTCGCCCGATGAGGCCCGAGACATCCTCGTGGCCCGACTCATCGCCTACAAGCAGTTCAAGAACGCCGCTGCCGAGATCTCGGCCCGCATGGAGTCCGAGGACCGTATGCATCCGCGCCAGGCCGGCCTAGAGCACGACTTCCTCACGCTCATGCCGGACTATCTCGAGGGGGTGACACTGCGCGGGCTCGCAGTGATATGCGCCGACCTGCTGCACCGTCGCGAGGTGTTCTTGCTGGAGGCAGAGCACGTCGCATCGATGCCCATATCGCTTGAGCTGCACGCAGAGAGCGTTCATCGGCAGCTCATGCGCCACAAGACCATGCGCTTCTCCGAGATCGTGTCGGCTGATCCCGACCCCGAGATTGTGGTCGTGACCCTGCTCGCGATCCTCGAGCTGTACAAGCGCGGACTAGCCGACATCACGCAAGACCAGATCTTCGGTGACATCGTGATCACGCACATCGACGACGAGGAGGCCGCTCGCCGCGGTCTTCCTGAGGACCGGGAGTAA
- the scpB gene encoding SMC-Scp complex subunit ScpB, protein MTVDQNLRGGLEALLFVSDEPVSAARLAKVLDASPADIDTALSNIAEEYRESDRGFQLREVAGGWRFYTHPAFHDVIEQYVLSWDTRRLSQAALEALAVIAYHQPVTRNGVNAVRGVNSEGVVSSLVEKGLVREIGRDKNAGNAILYGTTRTFLEKFGLKEIGELPPLAEFAPDEETERAIRDRLSTGEGPVFGAEDAADDEVELVD, encoded by the coding sequence ATGACCGTAGACCAGAATCTGCGTGGCGGCCTCGAGGCGCTGCTCTTCGTCTCCGATGAGCCTGTATCGGCAGCGCGACTGGCCAAGGTGCTCGATGCATCGCCGGCCGATATCGATACTGCGCTCTCCAACATCGCCGAGGAGTACCGCGAGAGTGATCGCGGCTTTCAGCTGCGCGAAGTCGCAGGTGGGTGGCGGTTCTACACGCACCCGGCGTTTCATGACGTCATCGAGCAGTACGTGCTGTCGTGGGATACGCGTCGGCTCTCGCAGGCCGCGCTGGAAGCGCTCGCCGTGATCGCCTACCACCAGCCTGTGACCCGCAACGGAGTCAATGCGGTCCGTGGCGTCAACAGTGAAGGCGTCGTGTCCTCGCTCGTCGAGAAGGGCCTGGTGCGAGAGATCGGCCGCGACAAGAACGCCGGCAACGCGATCCTGTACGGGACGACCCGGACGTTTCTTGAGAAGTTCGGGCTCAAGGAGATCGGGGAGCTTCCGCCTCTGGCGGAGTTCGCCCCCGATGAGGAGACCGAGCGAGCCATTCGCGATCGTCTCTCGACCGGCGAAGGCCCGGTGTTCGGCGCCGAAGACGCCGCGGACGACGAAGTCGAATTGGTCGACTGA
- a CDS encoding rRNA pseudouridine synthase has translation MRRPSEPFAIVSRPAKARCSAPKTPRTTKSNWSTDLVTADNSDRRETGREVPSESAERVVPMRLQKFLARSGAASRRGSEDLMTAGRVAVNGVVVTELGVKVDPLVDTVTVDGRRVSVASAPVYLAFNKPAGVVTTMSDPQGRPTVAQFVPVAQNPGLFPVGRLDFDTTGLLLFTTDGEIAHRLLHPSRHVEKVYRVLCDGRASEASLQRLRDGVALDDGVTAPARVKTLRSSGATTYVEIAIREGRKRQVRRMFSKIGHPVLELHRVTFGPIAIEGIGRAAWRALTPAEVVALRRAVDMPDDGGVR, from the coding sequence ATGAGGAGACCGAGCGAGCCATTCGCGATCGTCTCTCGACCGGCGAAGGCCCGGTGTTCGGCGCCGAAGACGCCGCGGACGACGAAGTCGAATTGGTCGACTGATCTCGTGACAGCGGACAACAGCGACCGTCGGGAGACCGGACGCGAGGTGCCGAGCGAATCGGCAGAGCGTGTGGTCCCGATGCGACTCCAGAAGTTTCTCGCCCGTTCAGGCGCTGCCTCTCGGCGGGGGAGCGAGGACCTCATGACCGCTGGCAGGGTGGCAGTGAACGGCGTCGTGGTCACCGAACTAGGGGTGAAGGTCGATCCGCTTGTCGATACCGTGACGGTGGACGGGCGCCGGGTATCGGTCGCATCGGCTCCCGTCTATCTTGCGTTCAACAAGCCCGCAGGCGTCGTCACCACCATGAGCGACCCACAAGGCAGGCCCACCGTGGCTCAGTTCGTTCCAGTCGCACAGAATCCGGGCCTCTTTCCGGTGGGGCGTCTGGACTTTGACACCACGGGGCTGCTTCTCTTCACGACAGACGGGGAAATCGCCCACCGGCTGCTTCATCCGAGCCGTCACGTTGAGAAGGTCTACCGCGTGCTATGCGATGGCCGCGCTTCCGAGGCTTCGCTGCAGCGACTTCGCGACGGAGTAGCTCTCGACGACGGGGTGACGGCGCCCGCGCGCGTCAAGACGCTGCGTTCATCCGGAGCCACCACCTATGTTGAGATCGCCATTCGAGAGGGGCGTAAGCGGCAGGTCCGTCGCATGTTCTCGAAGATCGGTCACCCGGTACTCGAGCTGCACCGCGTGACGTTTGGGCCGATTGCCATCGAGGGTATCGGACGCGCCGCTTGGCGGGCACTGACGCCTGCGGAGGTCGTTGCCTTGCGTAGGGCCGTCGACATGCCCGATGACGGAGGAGTGCGCTGA
- a CDS encoding bifunctional adenosylcobinamide kinase/adenosylcobinamide-phosphate guanylyltransferase, whose product MALVVITGGARSGKSAAAQRLAERRLALGEDVVVAVFATASDPEMADRIAAHQYDRPAGFAVIEAAGDAGWLAQVPDESIVLLDCLGTYAGDLMQQAWESESPGESLGSADEIAPQLAERFEAMVSAAVDVLLVRDGHTIVVTNEVGSGVVPAFATGRLFRDVLGRANARLIGSADRAYVAIGGRLLDLERLPRDAEWPTD is encoded by the coding sequence ATGGCGCTTGTCGTGATCACTGGTGGCGCCCGCAGCGGCAAGTCTGCGGCTGCGCAGCGACTTGCGGAGCGCCGGCTTGCTCTCGGCGAGGACGTCGTGGTCGCTGTCTTCGCGACCGCTTCCGACCCCGAGATGGCCGATCGAATCGCTGCCCACCAGTACGATCGACCCGCTGGCTTTGCAGTCATTGAAGCGGCGGGCGATGCGGGCTGGCTAGCGCAGGTGCCCGACGAGTCGATTGTGCTACTCGACTGCTTGGGAACCTATGCGGGTGACTTGATGCAGCAGGCATGGGAATCGGAGTCACCCGGCGAAAGTCTCGGCAGTGCGGATGAGATTGCGCCGCAACTTGCGGAGCGATTCGAGGCGATGGTGTCAGCGGCGGTTGATGTCCTGCTCGTTCGTGACGGGCACACGATTGTGGTGACCAACGAAGTCGGATCCGGCGTTGTGCCCGCCTTTGCCACCGGTCGGCTCTTCCGTGACGTGCTCGGTCGAGCCAACGCCCGGCTCATCGGCTCCGCCGACCGTGCCTACGTCGCCATCGGCGGCCGGCTACTCGACCTTGAACGGCTGCCGCGAGACGCTGAGTGGCCTACCGACTGA
- the cobT gene encoding nicotinate-nucleotide--dimethylbenzimidazole phosphoribosyltransferase has protein sequence MLISDSDFESSLVAVTASVERTAEDAEVRAWERLDSLTKPPRSLGRLEQIAARVARVQDTVHPSVAAKRILLMAGDHGVVAEGVSPYPQDVTWQMVANFAQAGAAINQIARSVGADVDVYDVGVARDLAEFQGIGHTKVALGTANMAKGPAMTREQCAQAVLVGVEAARKAVRQGASLIGTGEMGIGNSTAAAALTAAFTDASVDDVVGPGTGLDAAGVSHKAHVVRDALAFNRVAEQDPLGVLSAVGGLEIAALAGVIIGAASERVAVVSDGFIAGSATLAARALCPAALDYVFASHVSAEPGHRIALAALGLGPVFELDMRLGEGTGAALAMAVIDAACEMMSGMATFAEAGVSGAEG, from the coding sequence ATGCTCATCTCCGACAGCGACTTCGAATCGAGCCTCGTGGCGGTCACCGCTTCGGTTGAACGCACGGCCGAGGATGCGGAAGTGCGCGCCTGGGAGCGCCTGGATAGCCTCACCAAGCCGCCTCGATCACTGGGGAGACTCGAGCAGATCGCGGCCCGGGTGGCTCGGGTTCAGGACACGGTGCACCCTTCCGTCGCAGCCAAGCGGATTCTGCTTATGGCCGGTGACCATGGAGTGGTCGCCGAGGGAGTCTCGCCGTATCCGCAGGATGTGACGTGGCAGATGGTTGCGAACTTCGCCCAGGCGGGTGCCGCGATCAACCAGATCGCACGTTCCGTGGGAGCGGATGTCGACGTGTACGACGTAGGCGTCGCACGTGACCTGGCCGAGTTCCAGGGAATCGGCCACACGAAGGTCGCTTTGGGCACTGCGAACATGGCGAAGGGCCCGGCCATGACCCGCGAGCAGTGCGCACAGGCGGTGCTGGTGGGCGTGGAGGCGGCTCGCAAGGCGGTCCGTCAGGGCGCATCGCTCATCGGAACCGGGGAGATGGGAATCGGGAACTCCACGGCGGCAGCGGCACTGACCGCGGCTTTCACGGACGCGTCCGTCGACGACGTAGTGGGTCCGGGTACGGGTCTCGACGCGGCAGGGGTCAGCCACAAGGCACACGTCGTTCGCGACGCACTCGCGTTCAACCGCGTCGCCGAGCAAGACCCGCTCGGCGTTCTCAGCGCCGTGGGAGGTCTGGAGATCGCCGCGCTTGCAGGCGTGATCATCGGCGCCGCCAGTGAGCGGGTGGCCGTCGTCTCGGACGGCTTCATCGCCGGCTCAGCCACGCTGGCGGCACGCGCGCTCTGCCCGGCGGCACTCGACTACGTGTTCGCATCACACGTCTCGGCCGAGCCAGGGCACCGGATTGCGCTTGCGGCGCTCGGACTCGGCCCCGTGTTCGAACTGGACATGCGTCTGGGGGAGGGCACCGGCGCAGCGTTGGCGATGGCGGTGATCGACGCCGCGTGCGAGATGATGTCGGGTATGGCGACGTTTGCCGAGGCTGGCGTTTCGGGCGCGGAAGGCTGA
- a CDS encoding adenosylcobinamide-GDP ribazoletransferase, translated as MAERSTSTPLTDAGIALTLLTSVPLRARWPESGRTHAAGWFPLVGALIGSVGYGIIKLAEYAGALQRAQYAAAAFVIIVWAVMTRLLHWDGLADVADGYWGSEDRERRLEIMSDSSVGAFGAAAVALIVVFEVAGMGSFITRHQLPVLVVPIIARFAATAAAWLGRPAKGGGLGRSVMGRPSAVSAIACVATLAGVCALMWPGYSVVGMVLVGVGVFYALAIPHVLSLRFGGVTGDVMGASVVLTEALLFATFALAV; from the coding sequence GTGGCGGAGCGTTCGACATCCACACCACTCACTGACGCGGGCATCGCGCTTACCCTGCTGACATCGGTTCCGCTGCGCGCGCGATGGCCCGAGAGTGGACGCACGCACGCAGCTGGCTGGTTCCCGCTCGTGGGCGCGCTGATCGGCTCGGTAGGCTACGGCATCATCAAGCTTGCCGAATACGCGGGGGCGCTTCAGCGCGCACAGTACGCGGCAGCGGCGTTCGTCATCATCGTGTGGGCCGTGATGACCCGACTGCTGCACTGGGATGGGCTCGCCGACGTCGCTGATGGCTACTGGGGCTCAGAGGATCGTGAGCGGCGGCTCGAGATCATGAGCGACAGTTCGGTCGGGGCGTTCGGTGCCGCAGCGGTCGCGCTCATCGTGGTCTTCGAGGTGGCAGGCATGGGTTCGTTCATCACGCGCCACCAGCTGCCCGTTCTCGTCGTCCCGATCATTGCGCGATTCGCGGCCACAGCGGCGGCGTGGCTCGGCAGGCCAGCGAAGGGCGGGGGACTGGGCCGTTCGGTCATGGGCCGGCCGTCCGCTGTCTCGGCGATTGCATGTGTGGCGACGCTCGCGGGCGTGTGCGCACTCATGTGGCCCGGATACTCTGTCGTCGGAATGGTTCTCGTGGGAGTCGGCGTGTTCTACGCACTCGCCATCCCGCACGTCCTGTCGCTGCGCTTCGGCGGCGTGACAGGTGACGTCATGGGCGCCAGCGTCGTGCTCACAGAGGCGTTGCTCTTCGCCACCTTCGCACTGGCGGTGTGA
- a CDS encoding histidine phosphatase family protein — translation MPETLLLVVRHPETEANVSRRFVGQGETPYTHRGQLQARRLPGKIAAFAPETIRTSPLLRARVVAQRAARLTGAPMLLDDRLLELDFGAAHGLTWDEAIAAGVPLDYRSYDAPVAPGGESRLDLQRRVAAVVGEVRAVGGRHALVCHAGVMRAAFAHLFALSSEQLWSFEIATAQLALIRVGSDYATLVEYRQG, via the coding sequence GTGCCCGAGACACTCCTGCTCGTCGTCAGGCATCCTGAGACTGAAGCCAACGTGAGTCGCCGTTTCGTGGGTCAAGGCGAGACCCCCTACACGCATCGTGGACAGCTCCAGGCACGGCGGCTGCCTGGGAAGATTGCAGCATTCGCGCCCGAGACCATCCGCACGTCACCACTGCTGCGTGCGCGCGTCGTGGCCCAGAGAGCTGCACGCCTCACCGGCGCCCCGATGCTCCTCGATGATCGGCTACTCGAGTTGGACTTTGGCGCCGCGCATGGGCTGACCTGGGACGAGGCGATTGCAGCGGGGGTGCCGCTCGACTACCGCTCCTACGACGCGCCTGTCGCACCCGGCGGGGAGTCCCGACTCGATCTGCAGCGGCGCGTCGCCGCTGTTGTCGGCGAGGTGCGGGCGGTCGGCGGTCGACACGCCCTCGTGTGCCACGCGGGCGTCATGCGCGCGGCATTCGCGCACCTGTTCGCGCTGTCGTCCGAGCAGCTCTGGAGTTTTGAGATCGCGACCGCGCAACTGGCACTGATCCGGGTGGGAAGCGACTACGCGACCCTCGTTGAGTATCGCCAGGGGTAG
- the hisC gene encoding histidinol-phosphate transaminase yields MDFEALIRSELGPMVPYAPGLRASEVRERSGVDTIRKLSSNENPYGPFPVALDAMSAVLGRLNVYSDGSVRALRERLAGHLGVSFENVSVTNGSNELIRLIAQCVLRPGDEVVFAWPSFVVYPMVTQLMGATAVKVPLTDRLVHDLDAMLAAITDKTRLLFLCNPNNPTGTIYDAEAFDAFIAAVPHHVLVVLDEAYFEYVTDERFPNGLDYFDPDGRICVLRTFSKIYSLAGARVGYGALPTQMISAVDKVREPFNVNTVAQVGAFYSLSDQAEVRRRRQENQEQKTHLYSCFDRLGIGYAVSETNFVWMKTQRPAEVFEALLNEGIIVRDFGTAPALRVGVGTPSDTKATIAAIDATSKALGSF; encoded by the coding sequence ATGGATTTCGAAGCTCTCATACGATCTGAACTCGGCCCGATGGTGCCTTACGCACCGGGTCTGCGGGCGAGCGAGGTTCGTGAGCGTTCCGGTGTGGACACCATCCGCAAGCTCTCGAGCAACGAGAACCCCTACGGGCCGTTTCCGGTGGCGCTCGATGCGATGAGCGCGGTGCTGGGTCGGCTCAACGTCTATTCCGATGGCTCCGTTCGGGCATTGCGTGAGCGGCTTGCGGGGCATCTCGGCGTTTCGTTCGAGAACGTGTCGGTCACCAATGGCAGCAACGAACTCATCCGTCTGATTGCGCAGTGCGTGCTCAGGCCGGGTGACGAGGTTGTGTTCGCATGGCCGAGTTTCGTGGTCTACCCGATGGTCACGCAGCTCATGGGTGCAACTGCGGTCAAGGTCCCTCTCACGGACCGACTCGTCCACGACCTCGATGCCATGCTTGCGGCAATCACCGACAAGACCCGTCTGCTATTCCTCTGCAACCCCAACAACCCCACGGGAACCATCTACGATGCAGAGGCGTTCGACGCCTTCATTGCGGCGGTTCCGCATCACGTTCTCGTGGTGCTTGATGAGGCGTACTTCGAGTACGTCACCGATGAGCGGTTCCCGAACGGGCTGGACTACTTCGACCCTGACGGACGGATCTGCGTCCTTCGCACGTTCTCCAAAATCTACTCGCTGGCCGGTGCTCGAGTCGGTTACGGCGCGCTTCCCACCCAGATGATCTCCGCGGTCGACAAGGTGCGTGAGCCCTTCAACGTCAACACAGTCGCGCAAGTCGGCGCGTTTTACTCGCTCTCCGATCAGGCTGAAGTACGGCGACGCCGCCAAGAGAACCAGGAACAGAAGACGCACCTGTATTCCTGCTTTGACCGGCTCGGCATCGGGTATGCCGTGTCGGAGACGAACTTCGTCTGGATGAAGACGCAGCGGCCGGCCGAGGTGTTCGAGGCGCTACTGAACGAGGGCATCATCGTGCGCGACTTTGGCACAGCGCCCGCGCTACGCGTCGGGGTCGGGACTCCCAGCGATACCAAGGCCACGATTGCCGCTATCGATGCGACTTCCAAGGCGCTCGGTTCGTTCTAG
- the aroF gene encoding 3-deoxy-7-phosphoheptulonate synthase: MLVVMKDHASQETVDHVVEVLRSHGAEAHLSQGEVKTVIGVIGEREIIYQLELDGLPGVEEVVRVLKPYKLVTREFQSEDTVITIGRSSVGGGAFAVMAGPCSIESEEQMMSVAASSAASGATMIRGGAFKPRTSPYVFQGMGLEGLKLLRSAGDSVGLPVVTEVLDVRDAETVAEWADVLQVGARNMQNFMMLDELGKMHRPVLLKRGMSATIEETLSAAEYLLKGGNRDIMICERGIRTFETYTRNTLDLAAVAAFKALTHLPVISDPSHATGRRDLVAPMSRASITAGADGLMVEVHPNPERAKCDGPQSLTPDGFGDLMAGVAPLLGLEGKHLGVEIA, translated from the coding sequence ATGCTCGTAGTCATGAAGGATCACGCGTCCCAGGAGACGGTCGACCACGTCGTTGAAGTCCTGCGTTCGCACGGTGCAGAAGCGCATCTTTCACAGGGCGAGGTCAAGACGGTCATCGGCGTCATCGGCGAACGCGAGATCATCTACCAGCTCGAGCTTGATGGACTCCCCGGTGTCGAGGAAGTCGTCCGAGTCCTCAAGCCATACAAGTTGGTCACAAGGGAGTTTCAGTCCGAGGACACCGTCATCACCATCGGGCGGTCATCGGTTGGCGGCGGGGCTTTCGCGGTCATGGCGGGCCCGTGCTCCATCGAATCGGAGGAGCAGATGATGTCTGTGGCGGCGTCATCTGCCGCATCCGGTGCCACGATGATCCGGGGCGGGGCATTCAAGCCGCGTACGAGCCCATACGTGTTCCAGGGCATGGGACTCGAGGGGCTCAAGCTTCTTCGTTCGGCCGGGGATTCCGTTGGGCTTCCCGTCGTGACGGAGGTCCTCGATGTCCGCGACGCCGAGACGGTCGCAGAGTGGGCCGACGTATTGCAGGTCGGCGCTCGCAACATGCAGAACTTCATGATGCTCGACGAGTTGGGCAAGATGCATCGCCCCGTGCTCCTCAAGCGAGGGATGTCGGCGACGATCGAGGAGACCCTTTCGGCCGCTGAGTACCTCCTGAAGGGCGGCAACCGGGACATCATGATCTGCGAGCGTGGCATCCGCACCTTCGAGACCTACACTCGCAACACGCTTGATCTCGCTGCTGTGGCCGCATTCAAGGCGCTCACGCATCTGCCCGTGATCTCGGATCCCTCACATGCAACTGGCAGGCGCGACCTCGTCGCACCGATGTCGCGGGCTTCGATTACGGCTGGCGCCGACGGACTCATGGTCGAGGTGCACCCCAATCCGGAGCGGGCCAAGTGCGATGGACCGCAGTCCCTGACGCCTGACGGCTTCGGCGATCTGATGGCCGGTGTGGCCCCGCTTCTCGGGCTCGAGGGAAAGCACCTGGGAGTTGAGATCGCGTGA
- a CDS encoding prephenate dehydrogenase/arogenate dehydrogenase family protein, with translation MSKPGGFDRIAVIGVGLIGGSLAAALRGLEDPPLVIGIDTDADTIGYALEHGIIDEGAVDSSDQAAQWLGVHGVDLAVIATPARFAGSWLTGLGEAGFVGAITDVASTKAGVLAAARTALREPGRFVGGHPMAGSERSGVAAARADLFDGAYWLLTPTHDSDPDVYTAVHALVTSIGARVVSVDAEAHDEAVAIVSHVPHIAAAALVDLAAAHAGERGELMRLAAGGFKDTTRIAAGSSDLWTGICLDNADALSEGLEELRERLGRFEALVRTRDSEAIRSWLEAAAEVRRSLPAQWVPATAQLTELSVPMLDRPGVVAEITGAVSRAGCNIEGIDIDHETEDSAVLVLVLTDEGDTASLVADLAGRGYEPRVSPLAETKEGS, from the coding sequence GTGAGCAAGCCCGGTGGATTCGACCGCATCGCCGTCATCGGCGTCGGGCTGATCGGCGGTTCGCTGGCGGCCGCGCTTCGTGGGCTTGAAGACCCGCCGCTTGTCATCGGCATAGACACGGACGCCGATACCATCGGCTACGCGCTCGAGCACGGCATCATCGACGAGGGTGCGGTTGATTCGAGCGATCAGGCGGCTCAGTGGCTTGGCGTGCACGGAGTGGATCTTGCGGTGATCGCGACACCGGCACGCTTCGCTGGCTCGTGGCTGACCGGACTCGGAGAAGCCGGCTTCGTCGGAGCGATCACTGACGTCGCTTCGACCAAGGCCGGCGTCCTTGCTGCAGCGCGTACTGCGTTGCGTGAACCAGGGCGGTTCGTGGGCGGCCATCCGATGGCCGGCAGCGAGCGGTCCGGTGTGGCCGCGGCGCGGGCGGATCTCTTCGACGGCGCGTACTGGTTGCTCACGCCTACACACGACAGCGACCCGGACGTCTACACAGCCGTTCACGCTCTGGTGACTTCCATCGGCGCTCGGGTCGTGTCCGTTGACGCTGAGGCCCACGACGAGGCGGTCGCCATCGTCAGTCACGTGCCCCACATCGCCGCTGCGGCGCTCGTCGACCTTGCTGCGGCTCACGCGGGTGAGCGCGGCGAGCTGATGCGCTTGGCGGCGGGCGGGTTCAAGGACACGACTCGCATCGCGGCGGGTAGCTCCGACCTATGGACGGGCATCTGCCTGGACAACGCGGACGCTCTCTCCGAGGGTCTCGAGGAGTTGCGAGAACGCCTCGGCAGGTTCGAGGCGCTCGTGCGGACGCGTGATTCCGAGGCGATTCGCTCGTGGCTGGAGGCTGCTGCCGAGGTCCGGCGTTCGCTGCCGGCGCAGTGGGTGCCGGCAACCGCTCAGCTCACAGAGCTCAGCGTCCCGATGTTGGACCGTCCCGGTGTGGTCGCAGAGATCACAGGCGCCGTCTCGCGTGCGGGATGCAATATCGAAGGCATCGACATCGATCACGAAACCGAGGATTCCGCCGTACTCGTTCTGGTTCTTACCGATGAGGGCGATACCGCGTCGCTCGTGGCGGACCTCGCCGGGCGTGGGTACGAGCCCCGCGTGTCCCCGCTGGCCGAGACCAAGGAGGGCTCGTGA